The Lolium rigidum isolate FL_2022 chromosome 1, APGP_CSIRO_Lrig_0.1, whole genome shotgun sequence region ggccgtttgcgtcgggggtcgctccagcggcacgacgcattttttggccgaatcattttttttaacatgaaaacataatttacatagtttaacacatgaaaataaaccctcgtgtgcgcctactgctgctcgtcgtcgctgtcgagcacgatgagctccggtaccgtCCACGGCCAGTTGGaaaccgggggagcgtacgccgagcGCGCCggtggtgctggaggtggaggcgcccaaggCTCTGGCTGtggcgcccagggctgtggctgcggtggaggcgcccagggctgtggctgtggcggcggtggaggcgcccagggatgcggctgtggcggcggtggaggcgcccagggatgcggctgtggaggaggagcccaggggttgtacggcggcggttgtggcgcggcCGAGTCCTGTAACGCCTGTCGAAGAgtttcatcctccgacaggcccggcggcatgacaccggtggcgtagcggggcagcggcggctgcacaggtgggtcgttctcggagacgaggacgccgagcttcgccatctcgtcgtccgtcatgttctcggGGAACTCAaatttccggccctccgccatggcctgctgccattcgtggaagacggccgcgacgtagtcatcgctgtcgtccttgacctcctcgttatggtacgcgagcgcctcgatgtaatcTTCATCGTCGTCGTAGTCGTggtcatcgttgtcgtggtcatcgtcgccgtcgttgtACTGCGCGCGCGTCGGCacctgctgacgacgcgtcggcgcctgctgtcttcgtggacgagtcggcggtggacggtcgaagggaaaatccctgtcgcccatgaagcccgccctcctcctcctatccgtctcggtcgacagataggtacgccaactttcagagtcgatggcgtacgccgaatcggcgcggaggtccggcggcaggtaccgcctccttcgccggatcttcGCGGTCCGATCAGGCTCACGCGCAGGGatgggagggatgggcacccggcgacaGCTGAGctgccagccgccaggcagttgcTCGCCCGACCAGGCCTCACACGGCATCCATTTCccgtgcatcagcctccccagcatgacgggcagcggcaccctctgcgtccccttcttgctgccgctgccgggggcctcgaagtcgttcttcttaccCATGGcgttgcggcggtggtggtgcgtgtggaggtgtgggcgaaggagagccggggccggtggacttttaagggcggccgcgcgcgggatacgatgtcaTTGAAGGCggtgcagaagcccagccgccgcccgccagtgcgcgtgcagaacaggcagccgcgccattgatggcgaacgctgcgtcgcagacgcggaagcgctgaccgccgaagcgatgccctcgatgcatactcgctgccaggcgggcccgtggagacgcgagcggacacttggcgcgtccgcgcagcgtccgcagagacgcaaacctaccGCAAATATGCGCCAGTTTTGCCtacggacggtccggtcactttgcgtcgcgccgctggaggtgatgCCAGACGCATTTTGGGTCAAGGCGAACGCAAACGATCGctcagcatccgtttgcgtcgcgccgctggagatgccctcaatgAGAATGTCAAGTGCGAAGGAGCGGCCATTTGAAGGGAAGAAGAGGGCCAAAAGCATCCCCTGGCGACTGAAGATTTTGGGCAATAACTGGAATAATTAATCAAACTATGGCTTGCGAAAGTTTCTGAACTAATAGACTAGAGCATTATATTGGGAAAAAAGAAAACCTAAGGTCAACGACAAACTAAGGTCAACGACAAACACTAGTCAATGCCGTTTCCTGGCCCTTTTGAGTAGTCACTAGTCAGACATCACGGTATAGCTAGtttttgggcggctcatacagacATCTGACTCATTCCGTTGATAATCATAGGTGCCACTCTTTTTTGACAGTTTCCTGGCAACAGATTATTCTGCAGCAAAATAAGGAAACGGTCAGCAATCTTACGTTTTTTTTTTCGGAGAGAATCTATTCGGTTACTGGGCCCTAGGCAGAGCCTGTTTGGACTAACAAGCCCACCCAAAATCTGGTCACAATGCAACGCGCCACAGACGCACCCCAAGCGCCCTTGTTTTGTTTAGTACCACATCGACGCCATAAGGAGATTAGGGATAGAGAACTCGCTATATCAGGACGGCTAGTTGCTCTACTGCAACTTACTTACCTGGACGGGGTCGACGGTTGATCAAGAAGATCCGTGGCCTAGATCAATGACTCACATTGCACATTGTGAGAGCGTTGGTCTACCATCTCCTCAAGTGGGAGAGTGGACGTCGTAATTTGTGGTAGAGGGGGTACGCGTTCGCGCGGCCCCTGCCAATTTAACTATAATAAAATTTCATCTATTACTATTCTACTCTGGTATGGTTTCTCAGTTCTTCTGACTATTTCTTATGGTTTGTTCTTACTCTTCCATATATATTACGGTGTAGAAGGCAAGCATGTGGTTTAGCTAGTACTAGGATGGAATTGCCCCAACTTAGTTTTCGTCACCTTTGTGCTCAGAGGAGAGAACTAGAAGGTGACTAGGACTGTTGAAAAGAGAGGTTTTTGTTATCTGGATTGCAGGCACAGGTTCTGTGTGCGGAAGTGTTGTCAATGACCACAGTTGTTGGAACAGACAGACATCGCATACACTTCCAACATTTTTTTTTGTGCCAAGATTTGATACTAGGACATTTCTTTGGTCCTGGAAGGGCCAGAGATTGACGATGAGTCACTCATCATCAAATAAAAGGGAGACTCGGCAAAGCTAAAGGTATGTCAAATTTTGTTGTTTTTATGGAGGGGGAAGGGCCAAATACATGGGGAAGAACGTAGGGGTTGAAACTTTCTTTTCGTTGATTGGAATAGTGTAATCGAATAAGGCTGCCGAAATGTTCTAAAACCAATTGATCAGATCATTATCGGGAAACAAAAAGAGCTAGTCAAATTCTTTTCTACACCCTTTGGGTTGCTAGATTCAGACGAAACTAAGAGGAAGTGGCTCCATCTGACCAACAATCATTAGAAGTTTAGAACCCCTCTGCGGTGCGGAATAAGAGAGGAAATGGCGGATAATTAAACCTGAAAAAATGGCTCGGTATGTTCTTCAGATCCGGAAAACAGTTTCAGCATTCTAGTGTCTGCTTGTTTTGATGACGTTATAGAGCAGACGGAAAATTTATCGGGGTTGTTTCCAATAATACAGCCTACTGCCGGCAAAGAAAATGTACGTGCTTCCTCATCAGGGTTAGAGTGGTATGCAGCTGACAAGAAAACACGCCCAAGATCTATTGCCTGAGATTTCCATGGTAGAAAGTAGTTTGGAAAATCACTCTGAATTCTATTACACTCACGCAGCTTTCAGCCGAAAGTTCATGCACAGCTCAGGGGATTGAGAGGCGTTGCAGCTGCTGAAGATGCTGAGGAAGGGGCATGCCGGCTGGAGTAGTTGCTAGGCCATTGCCCTTCTTGCCCTGAGACGGCAAACTATCTAATTTTAACATGATTTGCCATCTCACAACAGCTTTAAATATAAACACAACACGAGCAACCAGAAAACTGAGCTTTAACAGAAAATAACCGAGAAGAATCAACAGCATATGTCTTCTTATCATTCAGAAATTCGAGACTTATTATAGATAACACAGTACTGAACTTGCCTCTCAAGGATATATATTAGGTAAACTGGATACATACAATGAATATTTGGCCGAACAGTCCATTCTCTCGCATGATCAAACTGACAAATACTCAAGTAGGGGCATATACTACGAACTGACAAAGCCATATATACAAGGACAAGTAATATAAAGTTTTTTTTTCAAAGGGTGGTGCTTGTAATATGAAGGTTTGATTGCATAGATTGATATGAAGGCACTGCTGAAGGCTTATCACAGAGAGACCTGACATATCAACACTCAGTGGCGTTGAAAGAAGTCGACCATTGGTTTGTACACCAACTGTGGAGCATTGAAACCTACCACAAAGTCGGCATGAGCATAGTCAGGCACGTATAACACCTCCATGTTGTCGCTGTCATGGCGTCTGACCAGCGTCCTCAAGAGGTGCCTGGTGTCAGGGACATCGCCGAGGAAGTCTTGGCCGCCATGGGTGAGGAACATCGGGACATGGGTTGGAATGGATGAGAGGTTGTATAGCGGGGGGCGTGGCTGATTGTAATGCTTCATGTTTTCCTTGGTGCTGCCATAGTCGAACCTTCTGACACCTTCGCTCCTGATCACTGGTTGCAGCCAAATTGGGAAAAGGAAAGTTAAGCTTTCAACAATAGAAAGCTTAAACTTCTGATTGTGATTCTTACTCTGCGACATATGCATAAGGTTTTTGATAGACGTAGACTGTGGAGCATGCTGCCAGAAGGCGCATACAGTTGATGTATTGAGGCAGCAGTCCGGTCCTTCAAACATCAGGCAATCGCAGGCAGATAGGAGGTCAATTTTAGCTTAGCATAATACATTGTCTGAAATATGGACAGTTGTATACAAGAAATGTACCCGCAACAGCTGAAAACAGATCGTAGCAGTCGATTTCAGGGTCACCGCATATCAGAAGTAGAATTTCATGAGTAACTGGCCTGTCATGTAGCAGCACATTTATAGTAGTCAACAGTTGAGGCTTGAGTCAGCAAAACAGAAGTTGAGACTGGTTACCCAGAGTACCAGTATGCGACAGAACTTTAGATTTTCAACAATGGTGTCATGTCTGAATGCAGGTGACTCTTGGCAACGTTGATATCACATTGATAATCATAGTTTAATAAAATGGCAACCTAATAGAAAATCTTAAGCACATGCACTCTACTCATAATCAGTTGCCGTGAGTGGCAAAGTAACAAGAAGGAACTTGGTAAGCAGGCGCATGTACTGCATTTCGTAACACTAGAAATTGCAGTAAAGATACCTACCCAATAGGATTAAACTCGCGATAACCTAGAAAGTGAAATGCCTGCACAATAACAGAGCAAAGTGATAAATCATTCTCTATGTAAATTATAAATGTGATAATTGATAATAAGAGGCTTAACAGTATTTTACTTCAGCAAGGAGGATTTGAGCAGCAAGCCGGGTGAGTTTGGATTTCGTCCTACTCAGATAAGCAATCGGGCAGAGCAACACAGCTGATCTAACTAAGTGTAGTAACTTTTGCTCGGAGAAGGCAGCAAGAATAATCAATGTTCCCTGGAAATAATGAAAAAATTATAAGTATACCTCCCAAGTCCCAAGTATCAACTCATCGAAATATTTAAGAGGGACATCTGATCTCACCAGGGAGTGACCAATATAGTGGACTTTCTGACCTCCTGTGTAATCATAGACATACTGAAGGAAAGCAGGAAGATCATAGGCAGCAAGCTCGTCCCACGTCCAATCCCAGTAGGCCTGAAAATATTAATCAATACACTGTCAGTAAAAATCCAATGAAATGCGTTCTTAACCAGGCTTGAGAGAAAAACCGGATCATTTGGGGAGAGGGAGGTATGATTCCGGCTGGAATTAGTTCCACGGGTGTTGGCAAACCAAACATCAAACCCTCCATCTGCTAAAATAAATCCAAGTGATTGCTTTGGCGTGCCCAGTAGCCAAGAAACGCTATCCTGTCCAACACACACATTTGATTCAGGTATGCATGAAACAAAGTAGCACAAGGTTTGTCCAACAGTGTCCTTACCACCATAAGCCCGTGGAATAGCAGTACTGGTTGCCTCGTATTATTGGTCGAGTTAGCACCATCAGATATACTATAAGGAATCCTCTTTAAGCTAAGAATATAGCCATCTTCCGTTGTAACCTGCCATAGATTTAAGCTGTATACTTTAGAAAGGGGCAGATTTATTTAGGAATAACATTGAAGTTCAAAAAGTGTCTAGGGGTACATTCATAAGAGCTCTCATACCGTGTGATCTTCACATGGATAGCCATAAGCTGCTGCTTCTGACTTGCACAGGCTAAACGGATGGTCTGAAGGTTCACACCGCTGaccaatatcatccacataactCTTGTTCCTCCATGAGTGAGCTGTGCAGGAGTTGAAGACAAACGAAAGAATCATAAAGCTAATGATAAATAAATTCCGGTCCATCATATGATGTAGAGTCATATGCTACTATGATTCTGGTTATTTCTGAGAGTGGTATAATTTTCTGTGGAAGGGAAACAATAGCGTTGACACAAATTGCAGTCTCCGTTTCCAGAAAACAGTGCTTCCTTTGTGTCGCTGGTGTTTTGGCATAAATACTGGAGGAACGGTCTCCACATAAGGAACAGTATCCCACCTTCAACTCTAGTGCAACAAAATTACCGAAAAGAGTGTTCTAGATTTCTGAGTTTCTTTGTGGAAATAGCTCACCGCTTGACAGAGCATGGCCCCACAATTGCAAGAGAAAAACTGGAACCTTATTCAAATTACAGATTGCACGTGCATATGTGAAGTAGGTAACTAAGTAAAACAGAAGAACAACCCACGTAAAACCTATCATGCCATCTTGATGATCAGAGATGAAGACCCCTATGGTTCACTCCACACCAATTCTGTGATCCCAAAGTCTGTTTGACCTATGAGAATGCCTGAGAAGGAAACACAAGCTTTGTGTACTAGCAGCAAGTATCCGGAGAGCTGACTTATTTCTAAAGATGAATTCAAATACAACGGCATCCATCAGTCACGGAGACAACAAAATACTGAAATGGTCTCATGGCCTCAAAACTGTACAGGCGATTTCAGCATATGAAAGACGACATGGGCCTATAGCACTCATCTGTTAAACAGCTGCGGATCGAGACTGACCACGGCGCGATCAGTTAAGTTCGTTTCCGGGAATACAGATGATTTACCAACAGATGAtttaccacaactcattgtaacaacacgaaagcgctcagataattccagacaagcagcatcgtgcaggtgttccgaaactgggtaactcgcgtaccaccgtcccgaggactctccacccaatgacccctacttcttcttccctccatgaggatccctcctctggagtaccgtcgaataggcaacgacaagtaCCTACATTGCAAAAGGATGACATAATTTGTAACGATAGACACAGTTGGAAACTAGCAATGTTGTTTCTGTTTAAGAAATTTAGAATACTCTTTTGATCAATTTAAGTTCACTATGGATACCTTCGTCGTGCCGTACAGGCGCACATCTTTCTTATATTACTAGAAGTATAAAGAGAGATCTCCTAAAGTTGGTTTAATGATCTTGCCAACTCAAACCTACAGTGTCCAACTTTGTGTAACAAAATAATTCATAGCGCCTTGAGCCCATCAGAAGGCGATGTTAGAGTAAACAAAGAACAATGAGACTTGAGGGTGGAATTGCTCACTAAACTGGCTTTGATCTCTTCATTATGCAATTCTAGTCTAGATAAGGGCCCTTCGATGAAAAACAAATCTACTTTCCTAAACTAAGGACGGTGTACAGAGTGCTCTTGTGGTGGCGATGCACCATTCGTCTATAGGGTTTACCANNNNNNNNNNNNNNNNNNNNNNNNNNNNNNNNNNNNNNNNNNNNNNNNNNNNNNNNNNNNNNNNNNNNNNNNNNNNNNNNNNNNNNNNNNNNNNNNNNNNATAATCACAAGCATGAAAACAAAAGTAAGACCTTGACAGCATGGCcccaaaagagagagaagagtcAATGTGGAACAAGGTGGTCTGAGGGTGGATCTACTCACGTGACAACCGAATACTCGATCGAATAGTTTATGATCAAGTATATTTGGTTGTCACTCCGCTCAAACTCCATGTGTCGACATGAAAACTGCACTCAATGTACCATCAACCAAACCTAGATTTGCACCCCAACTCCATATAGCtacccaaaaaaaaaacaaaacacgCGTTCCGCAGTAAACCTAACCGGTCGTGAAGGGAAAAAATCATAACCACTCTCTACGTCTAGGTAGCAGCCTTCTCATTAGCCACTGCCAACATTGTAGAATTGTGTAAATCTCACGTATATTATTTGTGAAGGGAGTATATATATAGACTCAAGGCACAAACCTACTTGGCCTAAACCCTAAGTGATTCTAACTTGTATTACAATAATAGAACTATAGTCTacccccaccccccacccccaccccaccCGTCCACTATCAATGTAGGGTTCAGCAACGTTGAGACTGAACTGAATATCCTTGAATGGTGAAGTGACGAGGCCCTTGGTGAAGATATCTGCAAACTATGTTGTGGTTAGGACATGAAGAACGTGAACTTGTCCAAAAGCAACCTTCTCGCAAACAAGATGAGTGTCAATTTCGATGTGCTTGGTCCAACGATGTTGTATTGGGTTGCTCGACATGTAAATAGCCGAAATGTTGTCACACTAGACAATAGTAGCATGATGAATAGGACGCTGCAACTCAGATAAAAGTTGATGAAGCCAAACTGATTCAGCATCTGTGTGTGCAACATCCCGGTATTCAGCTTCTACAGACGCGCGAGAGACTGTAACCTGATGTTTTGAAGACCATCAAATCAAATTGTTACCTAGAAAAACACAATACCCGGACGTGGACTGACGAGTGTCCGGGTAACCGACCCAATATGAATCGGAATAACCCATGAAGGATGTGGGGTGAAGAATTTATATGAAGACCATGATCTAAAGTTCCCTTAAGATAACGAAGAATGTGTTTGACGTGATTATAATGAGGAACATGAGGGTCATGCATGTAAGACAAGCTTGTTGAACGACATAAGAGAGTTTGGGGGGTGTGAGAGTAAGATACTGGAGGGCACCCGTAAGACTACGGTAGAGGCCAGCACCGGAAGAAGATTCCCCTTCAGAGGAGAGCTTGGAAGCAGTGTCAACTAGTTTGCGGCAGGGCTGACATTCAAGCATACCAGCCCAAGATAAGAGGTCGAGGATGTATTGGCGTTGGGAGAGAAATAAACCGCGAGAGTCACGAGTGTCAGAAATACCCAGAAAGTGGTGGAGAAGACCGAGTTCAGTCATGGAGAGCTCATTCTTGACTATagaaataatatgatcaagaaaactCAGAGAAGAGCCAGTAAGgacaatatcatcaacataaagaagcaAGTATTACACGGGATAGAAAATTCTCTAAGGAGCGATGgcaatttttattattattggaGTGGCCAAGACGTTGATGTCAAAGGTTGATGAAGGCCCGCATGGAGGAAGGTGAGCGGCGAGGAGCTCCATGAACAAAATAAATATCACCGGAACTATTTAAGCATGTGATCTCCACCTTGGCCGGGTAATCCTTCACAGATAATCCAAAAGGGTCAAATTCAAGAGAGACAAGGTTATCAAAAGTGAATTTGTAGACATAAATTAAATATTTGATGAGAGGTGCAGTGGGAGAGGGTAGTTGAGTGTGACCGGCACAATAGATGTGCATAGTGGAAGCATTGCCAAGTGCAATGGAagaaaagggagacgaagtgaaaGATGACAACATATTACACAAATAAGACATATGACTAGAAGCACGAGAATCGAAAATCAAATCCGTACCTAATTCAGTTTCCTTGAGCAATAAAGTTGTTCATGGCGTGCAAAAAGGTATCTTGGTCCCAATTCGGTGTCGGTGTACGCAGTAGTGGTGCAGATGATGGTGGGGCGCGGTTCGAGGAGCATGCAGCTAGTACAACGAGTAGAGACCGCCACCGTCGGTGTGGTAGGGCGCTGGAGCAGGGGCGCCGTAGGGGTAGTACATCGGGGCCTGCGTAGGTGGTCGGGAGCCGAGTAGACCAGGGGTGCCGGTGTGAGGGCACATGCATGCCCAACATCCAGTTGGCGGAGTAGGATGGTGGAGCACTAGCGGGAGAGGGGGCGGTCCAGGGCATCGGGCAAGCCTAGACCAGCCCTGTCCGGGGATCTTGCATAGGGCGTCAGTTCGGTGATGCTGGAGGCGGAGGTGGGAGTGCATTGCTGGAGGAGGGCGCCAACGCATGCGTTGGTCGCAGCAGCCGACAACTGGGGTTTTTCCGTGATGGTTCGGACTGGGACACCACCCGGTGGAGTTTTTGGACTGTCGGCATTGACGACACGACGACATGAGCTGCGGGCAGGGCGTGTGGCGTGGCGACGAAGACGTAGAGACGAGCCTCCTAGCGATATTGCGCGATGTCCACCCATTGTAGTAGAGAGCGGATCTCAGCGAAGGTGGGGAGGGGCCGCATAATGGGTATGAAGGACATGTTTCTCGAACCGCTCGCTAAGCCCGACAAGAAGCACATTGATGATTTGCCGATCATTGGCGGGATCACCGAATTATCGGAGCTCATCTACGATGGATTTGAGGCGTTGGTAGTAGACTCCTATAGAGGGGTATGTTTACGCATGCGTTGATGTTGTCCTCGAAGAGCTAGCAAAAGGGTCGTCCATAGGGCAGCAGCTGTGGCGGCGTCCTGGAAGACGAGGTTGAAGATCTCAGTGGAGTCCTGCATGTAGATCCATTGGATAATGGCGAGGTCATCTTTGACCCATTGGGGATCATTGGTGCGGTGAACCGAGTCTACGACAGCGTGACCGCGAAGTTTGCTGCCACCAAGATGAACTTCAAAGGGATGGAGCCAATGATAATAGTTGTGGGCAGCTACATCTAATGTAATTGGGACAAAGGGAGTGACATTAGAGTCCGTGTCtatgaaggagaaggaggaggccatGGCGGTAGAGGTTGTGGAGGCTGGAACTAGGAAGGTGAAGGTTTGGTTGGTGGTGGCGATAGGGGCCGCCTTTTTGGTGAAGTAGTCGGGAGGGGGAAGGGGCGGCAGCATGGGAGGTGCCATGCCCTTGGGTCTAATCTAATACCATGTACAATTGTGTAAATCTCACGTATATTATTTGTGAATGGTACAAGGAGTATATATAGGCTCAAGCCACAAACCGACTCAAGGCCTGAACCCTAACTGATTCTACCTTGTATTACAAGAATAGAACTATAGTCTAACAAACATCACCACAAAGCAGACAACCAGGAGGAAAGCAAGGTGACTCACGAGGCACCAGGGTTCTAAAAACATGCCAAGGATTACATGTCGACGTGTCGCAACTTTTCGCCCGAGTACCGACAAGCTGACAAGTCGTGTTGGCCTGTAACTACTAAAAAAAAATACACATTAACTATTCTACTTACTGTACTAAATTTTGAGGGCATGGGGAGTGGAGATGAACCTGATACTGTGACAAATGCGTCCAAGGGGCAGGCCTCTACTTACAGCAGCTTGGTGAGAGGAGGCAGAGGTCAGGTGAGGGGCGACGAGAGGGGAGCGTCCAGGTGAGAGTTCGCAGCTGGGTTGGAGCCTACGAGGCAAGATCTATTTAGATAGGGTTTCACGGGACAGGATGGGCTTTTTTATTTTCCAGCCCACAACTTGTCGCTCGATCTCTCGACATAGACAAGTCATGATTAATCGTTGACTTAACTTGTCGTGTCGCTCCAGCTTATCGACAGTCAGGTTGCAACATGTAGACAAGTCATGCGACAAGTCGCGACATGTAGACAAGTCATGCGACAAGTCGCGACTTGTCGAACGGCACTTAATCCTTGAAACATACTAATCATACCTAGTATAACAGTCAACTATCTAACGTTTCATATGATTCGTCAAACAGAGGAATGTACTTTTGGCAACAGCTTTAAATATAAACAGGACATAGGCAACCACAAAAGTGAACTTAAATAGGAAATAAGTAAAATAATAAGCAAGAAGATCTAATTGCATTTTAACAGAAATTTAAGACCTTCAAATAATGGCTTGATAGAGCCTAATTGGTACTTACTACATATGGTATGTCGGGTAAACTGATTACATGGTACCAAATATTCGATCGAATAGTTCACTCTCTAGCATGATCAACCTGGCAAATATAGGCATATACTACGAATTGACAAGTCATATGCATGGACACCTTATACACTAGTTGATGTTTTGATAGCATAGGGTGGTACTCAATTACTGGTGAAGGTGATCATGAAGAAATGTGTAGTAACTCTCAGTGACGCTGAAAGAAGTCGACCATCGGTTCATATACGAGCTCTGGAGCATTAAAGCCTGTCACAAAGTCAGCATGAGCGTAGTCAGGCACGTATAGCACCTCGATGTTGTCCTTTTCATGGTTTCTGACCAGCGTCTTCAGGAGGTGCCTGGTGTCAGGGAGATCGCCGAGGAAGTCTTGGCCACCATGCATGAGCATCATGGGGACATGGGTTGGAATGGTTGAGAGGTTGTACAGCGGAGGGCGTGTCTGATTGTAATGCTTCATGTTTGCCTTGGCGTTGCCATAGTCGTACCTTCTGATCCCTTTGTGCCTGACCACTGATTGGAAGCAGATCCATATAAGAAACAATAACATTGTCCCCGAGTGAGCTTCGAACAATTGAAACTTAAAGCTTATGATTGAGATTCTTACTCTGCGACAAGTGAACAAGGTTTCTGACAGATGTAGACTGTATAGCATGCTCCAGGAATGCACATGTACTTGTAACATTGAGGCAACAGTCCGGTCCTTCGAATATCAGATGATCACAGTTATTAGGATATAAGAGGCCAGTTTTAGCTTAACATAACCGAGTGTTTGGAACATGGAAaattgtatgcaagaacataccTGCAAGAGCAGAAAATACATCATGGCAGTCGACTTCAGGGTTGCCGCATACTATCAATAGAACTTCACGTGCAACTAGTCTGTCATGCAGCAGCACATTTGTAGCTGTCAAATACTCCAGGCTTGAGTCAGCACAATAGAAGTCGAGACTGGTTACCCAAAGCATACCACTCTACCAGTATGCAACACTAACTTTGACTTTCAACAGATGAACGGCAAGTCTCAAAGCAGGCTACTCCTACTTGGCAACATTGATCCCACATGTATTGAGATTCATACAATCACAACCTAATAGAAGAGCTTAAGCACGTGCACCTCTACTCATATCAATAAGTTGCCGCGAGATGAAACACCACGCATGAACATGGTAATCAAGCGCACATATTGCATATGTACCTACTTAAAAACATTAGAATTCGTAGTAAAGTACCTACCCAAAAGGATTGAACTCGTGCCAACCTAGAAAGCGAGCTGTCTgcacaagacaaaaaaaaaaggatgagCATTCACTATGTCAACTATACAGGTGGTGATTAGCATCAAGAACAATTAGGCTGAACAGTATTTTACATCTGCCAAGAAGATTTGTGCAGCAACTCGGCTGAGTTTGGATTTTGTCCTGTCCAGATAAGCAATTGGGCAGAGCAATGCTGCTGATCGAACTAGGTGTAGTAACTTG contains the following coding sequences:
- the LOC124683320 gene encoding triacylglycerol lipase 2-like, with protein sequence MILHNLMARSFCLISLLILSLGFNPCTALSWKNDSSVEDGIQGCKPSPHPFTLCKSEAEAFGYPCEDHKVTTEDGYILSLKRIPHGPSNGDNSTDNKNTRQPVLLFHGLMVDGISWLLGTPKQSLGFILVDGGFDVWIANTRGTNSSRNHTSLSPKNPAYWDWSWDEIAAYDLPAVLQFVYDHTGGQKVHYIGHSLGTLIILAAFSEGKLLHLVRSAALLCPIAYLDRTKSKLSRVAAQIFLADTARFLGWHEFNPFGLVAREVLLIVCGNPEVDCHDVFSALAGPDCCLNVTSTCAFLEHAIQSTSVRNLVHLSQMVRHKGIRRYDYGNAKANMKHYNQTRPPLYNLSTIPTHVPMMLMHGGQDFLGDLPDTRHLLKTLVRNHEKDNIEVLYVPDYAHADFVTGFNAPELVYEPMVDFFQRH
- the LOC124683319 gene encoding triacylglycerol lipase 2-like, whose protein sequence is MTLHHMMDRNLFIISFMILSFVFNSCTAHSWRNKSYVDDIGQRCEPSDHPFSLCKSEAAAYGYPCEDHTVTTEDGYILSLKRIPYSISDGANSTNNTRQPVLLFHGLMVDSVSWLLGTPKQSLGFILADGGFDVWFANTRGTNSSRNHTSLSPNDPAYWDWTWDELAAYDLPAFLQYVYDYTGGQKVHYIGHSLGTLIILAAFSEQKLLHLVRSAVLLCPIAYLSRTKSKLTRLAAQILLAEAFHFLGYREFNPIGPVTHEILLLICGDPEIDCYDLFSAVAGPDCCLNTSTVCAFWQHAPQSTSIKNLMHMSQMIRSEGVRRFDYGSTKENMKHYNQPRPPLYNLSSIPTHVPMFLTHGGQDFLGDVPDTRHLLRTLVRRHDSDNMEVLYVPDYAHADFVVGFNAPQLVYKPMVDFFQRH